A portion of the Calothrix sp. 336/3 genome contains these proteins:
- a CDS encoding adenosine deaminase: MALYAELHRHLGGSVVPRVLWRYFERHSADLISRFRNYPEFEEFYTKPRNTLDEYLELHTLVESVQTVTTLPYFIYRLLRGAYIFENLAYLELRYTPYLRTPEHLSQSARIDKMTEIVDVVGKASQIPEYPIVTSQILCMHSRLPYEVNRAIIDLAAQNRQYVCAVDVAGGDSYYAERLPEWIELYQYALSLGLNTTGHLYETTSGCYPELLPYLMRIGHGIQIPLMYPELLPDVARRNQCLEICPTTYLKTGALQDIRQLKSVFEQCFQAGVDIAICTDNAGLHNVRLPFEYENLLTHDIISFSQLQACQDAAFRHAFAWPHSQRPASLLHGLLNPQPQTTLAR, encoded by the coding sequence ATGGCATTATATGCTGAGTTACACAGGCATCTGGGTGGTTCGGTTGTTCCCCGTGTTTTATGGCGATACTTCGAGCGTCATTCGGCAGATTTAATTTCGCGGTTTCGCAATTATCCAGAATTTGAAGAGTTTTACACCAAACCCCGCAATACCCTAGATGAATACTTAGAATTGCACACCCTAGTCGAAAGCGTGCAAACCGTAACCACCCTCCCTTACTTTATCTATCGTCTACTCAGAGGGGCGTACATTTTTGAGAATTTAGCATACTTAGAGTTACGTTATACACCATATCTGCGTACCCCAGAACACCTGAGTCAATCAGCGAGAATTGACAAAATGACGGAAATCGTAGACGTGGTGGGAAAAGCTAGTCAAATCCCTGAATATCCCATCGTTACTAGCCAAATTCTCTGTATGCATTCTCGCTTACCCTACGAGGTGAATCGAGCAATTATTGATTTGGCAGCCCAAAATAGGCAGTATGTCTGTGCGGTGGATGTCGCAGGGGGAGACAGTTACTATGCAGAGCGTCTCCCAGAATGGATAGAGCTTTATCAATATGCCCTATCTTTGGGTCTTAATACCACCGGACATCTCTATGAAACCACATCAGGATGTTACCCGGAACTATTACCCTATTTGATGCGAATTGGGCATGGGATTCAAATACCTTTAATGTATCCAGAATTACTGCCAGATGTAGCGAGACGGAATCAGTGTTTAGAGATTTGCCCAACAACTTACTTGAAAACAGGGGCTTTACAGGATATTCGTCAGTTGAAGTCAGTTTTTGAGCAATGTTTCCAGGCAGGAGTTGATATCGCGATTTGTACGGATAATGCTGGGTTGCATAATGTTCGCTTACCCTTTGAATACGAAAATCTTCTCACCCACGATATTATCAGTTTCTCACAGTTACAAGCCTGCCAAGATGCGGCTTTTCGCCATGCTTTTGCTTGGCCCCATAGTCAACGTCCAGCATCATTATTACATGGCTTGTTGAATCCCCAACCTCAAACAACTTTAGCAAGGTGA